From one Odontesthes bonariensis isolate fOdoBon6 chromosome 14, fOdoBon6.hap1, whole genome shotgun sequence genomic stretch:
- the depdc5 gene encoding GATOR1 complex protein DEPDC5 isoform X6, whose translation MFSGLTMKTNKSYKLVLHKKGFGGSDDELVVNPKIFPQVNLGDIIEIAHPTDEYSPLLLQVKSLKEDLQKETISVDQTVAQAFKLRAYQDVIVNIVDPKDVTVDLVELTFKDQYIGRGDMWRLKKSLVSTCAYVTQKVEFAGIRAQASELWIKGEKVTCGYISENTRVVFRSTSAMVYIFIQMSCEMWDFDIYGDLYFEKAVNGFLSDLFAKWKEKNCTHEVTVVLFSRTFYNAKTIEEFPEILRGSIRQNHEGRFYEDFYRVVAQNERRDEWTSLLVTIKKLFIQYPVLVRLKEADGFPVGYNSTAAQGNYLEAINLSFNVFDKHYINRNFDRTGQMSVVITPGVGVFEVDRLLMILTKQRMIDNGIGVDLVCMGEQPLHAVPLFKLHNRTTPADSRVGDDYNLPHWINHSFYTSKSQNSCSSFTPRIKLAGHKLHAEKFKSSKDHTLCSPKDTDNSLPIQVDYDAYDAQVFRLPGPSRIQRSTNIRMGRDKETSGRKSWGSVDISTGIGVSPPVRSGGPEEQRSLASDDSLGPVSNVLLIPRVPPAQYEVSSSLGYTSTRELLEKMMDSQRDSSAPGRFTVGSAESTLHIRPGGYTPQRALINPFTPSRIPMKLTSNRRRWMHTFPVGPSGEAIQIHHQTRQNMAELQGSQQRDPAHTSAELLELAYHEATGRRTTSRQAGENGLYICGGMEEFTGSPGSNYSGPLTNRSSSFQDFSTNGTDPTLLLSAPPTVPSFCCTVGVDWKSLTTPACLPLTTDYFPDRQTLQNDYTEGCYDLLPHSDLERREDEAPVMTASHVFEEFICQRLMQGYQIIVQPNNRKPQPAVATPLGSSPLYTRGLVSLRRAEEEETVYWLSMGRTFHKVCLKDKIITVTRYLPKYPYESAQIQYSYSLCPPHSDAQFVSCWVEFGHERLEEYKWNYLDQYICSAGSEDFSLIDSLKFWRTRFLLLPAGGARRVADGEGHWDVYGGEGAGMGGSGDWVLLDGFIRFLEGLNRIRRRHRSDRIIRQKGTPMKGLQVTSPLPLYPIEPVAPPQGKRGTSALSALLEMEQNQKTIEEQQQVKPSAAMSDLTYATTATTYVDSPRKDAAFILDFIRSPRSSYTYHSQLPAETTEATDKGVQPGVTAGSSALPAGDTAANSIDTSGQSAGGDLYLSSASTLLEILDAIKHPTCTAAPRAEGPTTKLLHQRRGCSLAGQQCGGCGHTGDGCGYHAENAG comes from the exons ATGTTTAG TGGGCTCACCATGAAGACAAATAAGTCATATAAGCTTGTGCTGCACAAGAAAGGTTTCGGTGGAAGTG ATGATGAGCTGGTTGTCAACCCGAAGATCTTTCCTCAAGTTAATTTGGGCGATATAATTGAAATTGCGCATCCTACTGATGAATACAG TCCTCTCCTGCTGCAGGTGAAGAGCCTAAAAGAAGACCTTCAGAAAG AGACGATCAGTGTGGATCAGACTGTAGCGCAAGCCTTCAAGCTGCGTGCCTACCAGGATGTTATTGTTAACATTGTTGATCCTAAG GATGTAACAGTAGACCTGGTGGAGCTAACATTCAAGGATCAGTACATTGGCAGGGGAGACATGTGGAGACTAAAGAAGAGTTTG GTGAGCACATGTGCTTATGTCACCCAGAAGGTGGAGTTTGCAGGAATCAG aGCTCAGGCCAGTGAACTATGGATAAAGGGAGAGAAAGTGACCTGTGGGTATATCAGTGAAAACACTAGG GTGGTGTTCAGATCCACATCTGCAATGGTGTACATCTTCATCCAGATGAGCTGTGAAATGTGGGACTTTGATATCTACG GCGATCTCTACTTTGAGAAGGCTGTAAATGGTTTCCTGTCGGACCTTTTTGCCAAGTGGaag GAGAAGAACTGCACTCATGAGGTTACAGTTGTGCTTTTTTCACGTACATTTTACAACGCGAAAACTATCg AGGAATTTCCAGAGATTCTGAGGGGGTCCATCAGACAGAATCACGAGGGGCGCTTTTATGAAGACTTCTACAG GGTCGTGGCTCAAAATGAAAGACGGGATGAATGGACATCATTACTGGTCACTATCAAGAAGCTCTTCATACAGTACCCTGTCCTGGTGCGACTGAAAGAAGCGG ATGGTTTTCCTGTGGGTTATAACTCCACTGCTGCCCAAGGGAACTACCTGGAGGCCATTAACCTTTCTTTCAATG TTTTTGACAAGCACTACATCAACCGTAATTTTGACCGCACCGGCCAGATGTCAGTAGTCATCACACCTGGAGTAGGAGTGTTTGAAGTTGACCGTCTTCTAATGATTCTCACTAAACAGCGCATGATTGATAATG GTATTGGTGTAGACTTGGTGTGTATGGGAGAGCAGCCATTGCACGCTGTACCCCTATTCAAG CTGCACAACAGGACAACACCTGCAGATTCACGGGTGGGAGACGACTACAACCTTCCTCACTGGATCAACCACAG CTTCTACACCTCCAAAAGTCAGAATTCTTGTAGTTCCTTCACCCCACGGATCAAACTGGCTGGTCATAAG CTTCATGCTGAAAAATTCAAGAGCAGCAAAGACCACA CTCTCTGTTCACCAAAGGACACAGACAACAGTTTGCCTATACAGGTGGATTATGACGCCTATGATGCTCAGGTTTTCCGACTTCCAGGTCCTTCACGAATTCAGAGGAGCACCAACATCAG gatGGGTCGAGACAAAGAGACGAGTGGCAGGAAGAGTTGGGGCTCAGTGGACATCAGCACAGGCATAGGCGTCTCCCCTCCTGTTCGCTCAGGAGGTCCAGAGGAACAGCGAAGCCTGGCCTCTGACGATAGTCTGGGTCCTGTATCCAATGTGCTACTGATACCCCGGGTGCCTCCTGCTCAATATGAAGTCAGTAGCTCTTTGGGATATACGAGTACCAGAG AGTTGTTAGAAAAGATGATGGACTCTCAGAGGGACTCAAGTGCCCCAGGCAGGTTCACAGTTGGAAGTGCTGAGTCCACTCTACACATTCGTCCAGGAGGTTACACTCCTCAAAGAGCCCTTATAAACCCCTTCACACCGTCCAGGATCCCAATGAAGCTTACTTCCAACCGCCGGCGCTGGATGCACACATTCCCTGTCG GTCCTTCTGGAGAGGCAATCCAGATCCATCACCAGACCAGACAGAACATGGCAGAACTGCAaggcagccagcagagagaTCCTGCCCACACTTCTGCCGAGCTGCTGGAACTGGCTTATCACGAGGCCACTGGAAG gCGTACAACCTCTAGGCAAGCAGGTGAAAATGGCCTTTACATATGTGGAGGGATGGAAGAGTTCACTGGAAGTCCAGGAAGCAACTACAGTG GACCTCTCACCAACCGCAGCTCCTCATTTCAAGACTTTTCCACCAATGGCACAGATCCAA cCCTGCTGCTGTCTGCACCCCCGACAGTGCCCAGCTTTTGCTGCACGGTGGGGGTGGACTGGAAGTCCCTGACCACACCGGCCTGCCTCCCTCTCACCACCGACTATTTCCCTGATCGTCAGACACTGCAGAATGATTACACTGAAGGCTGCTACGACCTGCTGCCACACAGTGACCTTGAGAG GCGAGAAGATGAAGCTCCAGTGATGACTGCATCTCACGTGTTTGAGGAGTTTATCTGTCAGAGGTTGATGCAGGGATATCAGATCATTGTCCAGCCCAATAACCGGAAACCACAGCCTGCTGTGGCTACACCCCTTGGCAGTAGTCCTCTTTATACCAGAg GTCTGGTATCTCTGCGTCgagcggaggaggaggagacggttTACTGGCTCAGCATGGGCCGGACGTTCCATAAAGTCTGCCTCAAAGATAAGATCATCACTGTCACACGCTACCTGCCAAA GTACCCGTATGAGTCAGCTCAGATCCAGTACAGCTACAGCCTATGTCCTCCACACTCTGATGCTCAGTTTGTTTCCTGCTGGGTAGAATTTGGACATGAGAGACTGGAGGAATATAAATGGAACTACCTGGACCAGTATATCTGTTCTGCTGGCTCTGAGGACTTCAG CTTGATTGACTCGCTGAAATTCTGGAGGACTcgcttcctcctgctgccagCTGGAGGGGCTCGGCGGGTGGCGGATGGGGAGGGACACTGGGATGTTTATGGGGGTGAGGGAGCTGGAATGGGTGGCAGTGGGGACTGGGTTTTGCTAGACGGCTTCATTCGCTTCCTGGAGGGCCTCAACCGCATTCGACGACGCCACCGCTCCGACAGGATAATCAGG cAGAAGGGCACACCAATGAAAGGTTTGCAGGTTACCAGTCCTCTCCCTCTGTACCCTATCGAACCTGTGGCACCACCACAAGGAAAGAGAGGCACATCAGCTTTATCAGCCCTGCTGGAGATGGAACAGAACCAGAA AACAAtagaggagcagcagcaggtaaAGCCCTCAGCAGCCATGAGTGACCTTACATATGCTACCACAGCTACTACATATGTCGACAGCCCCCGCAag GACGCTGCCTTTATTTTGGACTTTATACGTAGCCCTCGGTCCTCCTACACCTATCACTCTCAG CTGCCTGCAGAAACCACTGAGGCTACAGATAAAGGAGTACAGCCTGGAGTGACTGCTGGCTCGTCAGCATTGCCTGCAGGGGACACTGCAGCCAATAGCATAGACACTAG TGGGCAGTCTGCTGGGGGGGACCTCTATCTGTCTTCTGCTTCAACACTCCTTGAGATCCTTGATGCCATCAAACATCCCAC
- the LOC142398653 gene encoding LOW QUALITY PROTEIN: uncharacterized protein LOC142398653 (The sequence of the model RefSeq protein was modified relative to this genomic sequence to represent the inferred CDS: substituted 7 bases at 7 genomic stop codons) yields the protein MNLKSELRCILFPLIILRSFYNMIARKKAAALKIPMSTVASIIRKXKNFGTTSTLPRAGHASTLSDRGRRVLVREVTKNQMVTLTEHQHCSVERGEPSRRRSISVALHRSGLYGRVARRKPLLSERPMTARLEFTQKAPERLSDHENDLVXXNKDXTLWPECQTSCLEEARHWXLPGXYHPYSEAXWWQHHAMGMFFSSRNWETSQGKDECSNVQRHPRR from the exons ATGAACCTCAAAAGTGAGCTCAGGTGCATCCTGTTTCCACTGATCATCCTCAGAAGTTTCTACAACATGATTGCA AGAAAAAAAGCTGCAGCATTGAAGATCCCAATGAGCACAGTGGCCTCCATCATCCGTAAATGAAAAAACTTTGGAACCACCAGCACTCTTCCTCGAGCTGGCCACGCGTCCACTCTGAGTGATCGGGGTAGAAGGGTCTTAGTCAGGGAGGTGACCAAGAACCAGATGGTCACTCTCACAGAGCACCAGCATTGCTCTGTGGAGAGAGGAGAACCTTCCAGAAGGAGAAGCATTTCTGTAGCACTCCACCGATCAGGCCTGTATGGTAGAGTGGCGAGACGGAAGCCACTCCTCAGTGAAAGGCCCATGACAGCCCGCCTGGAGTTTACCCAAAAGGCACCTGAAAGACTCTCAGACCATGAGAATGATCTGGTCtgatgaaacaaagactgaactCTTTGGCCTGAATGCCAAACATCATGTCTGGAGGAAGCCAGGCACTGGTAATTACCTGGCTAATACCATCCCTACAGTGAAGCAtagtggtggcagcatcatgctatggggatgtttttcagcagcaggaACTGGGAGACTAGTCAAGGTAAAGATGAATGCAGCAATGTACAGAGACATCCTCGACGATAA